One Streptomyces sp. V4I8 genomic window carries:
- a CDS encoding IclR family transcriptional regulator, whose amino-acid sequence MPTSNASTTDPAKANNGGGVQSLERAFDLLERMADAGGEVGLSELSASSGLPLPTIHRLMRTLVACGYVRQQPNRRYALGPRLIRLGESASRLLGTWARPYLARLVEETGETANMALLDGDEIVYVAQVPSKHSMRMFTEVGRRVLPHSTGVGKALLANTPDHEVRALLSRTGMPAATEKTITTPEGFLAALEDVRQAGYAVDDNEQEIGVRCLAVSVPDSPTAAAISISGPAGRVTEAATDKIVPVLQQVASELSEALASSGPTA is encoded by the coding sequence GTGCCGACGTCCAACGCCAGCACCACCGACCCCGCCAAAGCCAACAACGGTGGCGGTGTCCAGTCACTCGAGCGCGCCTTCGACCTGCTGGAGCGGATGGCGGACGCCGGCGGCGAGGTCGGCCTGAGCGAGCTGTCCGCGAGCAGCGGGCTGCCGCTGCCCACCATCCACCGCCTCATGCGGACGCTCGTGGCGTGCGGATACGTCCGCCAGCAGCCCAACCGCCGCTATGCCCTCGGCCCGCGCCTGATCCGCCTCGGCGAGTCCGCGTCCCGGCTGCTGGGCACCTGGGCCCGGCCGTACCTGGCCCGGCTGGTCGAGGAGACCGGCGAGACCGCGAACATGGCCCTGCTGGACGGCGACGAGATCGTCTACGTCGCCCAGGTGCCGTCCAAGCACTCGATGCGCATGTTCACCGAGGTGGGCCGGCGTGTGCTCCCGCACTCCACGGGGGTCGGCAAGGCGCTGCTCGCGAACACCCCGGACCACGAGGTGCGCGCGCTGCTGTCCCGCACCGGCATGCCGGCCGCGACGGAGAAGACGATCACCACCCCGGAGGGCTTCCTCGCCGCCCTGGAGGACGTACGCCAGGCCGGCTACGCGGTCGACGACAACGAGCAGGAGATCGGCGTCCGCTGCCTCGCCGTCTCGGTGCCCGACTCCCCCACCGCCGCCGCCATCTCGATCTCGGGCCCCGCGGGCCGCGTCACGGAGGCGGCGACGGACAAGATCGTGCCCGTGCTGCAGCAGGTGGCATCGGAGCTGTCGGAGGCACTGGCCAGCTCGGGGCCGACGGCCTAG
- the allB gene encoding allantoinase AllB: protein MSDAELVLRSTRVITPEGTRAASVLVSAGKITAVLGYGAEVPSGARLEDLGDDVLLPGLVDTHVHVNDPGRTEWEGFWTATRAAAAGGITTLVDMPLNSLPPTTTVGNLRTKQDVAADKAHIDVGFWGGALPDNVKDLRPLHESGVFGFKAFLSPSGVDEFPHLDQDQLAQSLAEIASFDGLLIVHAEDPHHLDAAPQQGGPKYADFLASRPRDAEDTAIAQLIAQAKRLHARVHVLHLSSSDALPLIAEARRDGVRITVETCPHYLTLTAEEVPDGASEFKCCPPIRESANQDLLWQALADGTIDCVVTDHSPSTADLKTADFATAWGGISGLQLSLAAVWTEARKRGHGLEDVVRWMSARTAELVGLDDRKGAIAAGRDADFAVLAPDETFTVDPAALQHRNRVTAYAGKTLYGVVKSTWLRGERIVAAGEFTDPKGQLLTRAH from the coding sequence GTGTCCGACGCTGAACTGGTGCTGCGCTCGACGCGAGTCATCACCCCGGAAGGGACACGGGCCGCCTCGGTCCTGGTCTCCGCCGGCAAGATCACGGCCGTACTCGGGTACGGCGCCGAAGTCCCGTCCGGCGCCCGGCTGGAGGACCTCGGCGACGACGTCCTGCTGCCCGGTCTGGTCGACACACACGTGCACGTCAACGACCCGGGCCGCACCGAGTGGGAGGGCTTCTGGACCGCCACCCGCGCCGCGGCGGCCGGCGGCATCACCACCCTCGTCGACATGCCGCTCAACTCCCTCCCGCCCACCACGACGGTCGGGAACCTCCGCACCAAGCAGGACGTGGCCGCCGACAAGGCGCACATCGACGTCGGCTTCTGGGGCGGCGCCCTGCCCGACAACGTCAAGGACCTGCGCCCGCTGCACGAGTCCGGTGTCTTCGGCTTCAAGGCATTCCTGTCGCCGTCCGGCGTGGACGAGTTCCCGCACCTCGACCAGGACCAGCTCGCCCAGTCCCTGGCCGAGATCGCCTCCTTCGACGGCCTGCTGATCGTGCACGCCGAGGACCCGCACCACCTCGACGCCGCCCCGCAGCAGGGCGGCCCCAAGTACGCGGACTTCCTCGCCTCGCGCCCGCGCGACGCGGAGGACACCGCGATCGCCCAGCTGATCGCCCAGGCGAAGCGCCTCCACGCGCGCGTGCACGTCCTTCACCTCTCGTCGAGCGACGCGCTCCCGCTGATCGCCGAGGCCAGGCGGGACGGCGTACGGATCACCGTCGAGACCTGCCCGCACTATCTGACCCTCACCGCCGAGGAAGTCCCGGACGGCGCCAGCGAGTTCAAGTGCTGCCCGCCGATCCGCGAGTCCGCCAACCAGGACCTGTTGTGGCAGGCGCTGGCCGACGGCACGATCGACTGCGTGGTGACCGACCACTCGCCGTCCACGGCCGACCTGAAGACCGCCGACTTCGCGACCGCCTGGGGCGGCATCTCCGGCCTTCAGCTGAGCCTCGCGGCCGTATGGACGGAGGCCCGCAAGCGCGGGCACGGCCTGGAGGACGTCGTCCGCTGGATGTCCGCGCGCACGGCCGAACTGGTCGGGCTCGACGACCGCAAGGGCGCCATCGCGGCGGGCCGGGACGCCGACTTCGCCGTCCTCGCGCCCGACGAGACCTTCACCGTGGACCCGGCCGCCCTCCAGCACCGCAACCGCGTGACCGCGTACGCGGGCAAGACCCTGTACGGCGTCGTGAAGTCCACCTGGCTGCGCGGCGAACGCATCGTCGCGGCCGGCGAGTTCACCGACCCGAAGGGGCAGCTGCTCACCCGCGCCCACTGA
- a CDS encoding DUF5955 family protein: MTGSDEDVRVVELRTAVSRLRRELAAHPAEFPDRGIAEDELAALAAMTIDGAPEIPRLRRSLLLIAGAIGSVSALARGLSDVRDAVDLFGEPPRR, translated from the coding sequence GTGACGGGCAGCGACGAGGATGTGAGGGTGGTGGAACTGCGGACGGCGGTCTCCCGCCTGCGCCGCGAACTCGCCGCGCATCCCGCCGAGTTCCCCGACCGTGGGATCGCCGAGGACGAGCTCGCCGCTCTCGCCGCGATGACGATCGACGGCGCCCCCGAAATCCCGCGCCTGCGCCGGTCGTTGCTGTTGATCGCCGGGGCGATCGGCTCCGTGAGCGCACTGGCCCGTGGACTGTCGGACGTACGCGACGCGGTGGACCTGTTCGGGGAACCGCCGCGCCGCTGA
- a CDS encoding NTP transferase domain-containing protein produces the protein MTEKQAPLVTGLLLAAGGGRRLGGRPKALLRHRGRPLVEHAVGVLRAAGCTRVHVVLGAQAGAVREQAELADCVLVENPDWAEGMGSSLRAGLDSLTGTGAGAALVSLVDQPGIGPVAVARVLAAYEDETSLVSAAYDGVRGHPVLFGAAHWAGVAATATGDRGARAYLKEREEAIRLVECGDVARPYDIDTEADLAHLE, from the coding sequence ATGACGGAGAAACAAGCCCCCCTGGTCACCGGTCTGCTGCTCGCCGCCGGAGGTGGGCGACGGCTCGGCGGACGCCCCAAGGCACTGCTACGGCACCGCGGCCGGCCCCTCGTCGAGCACGCCGTCGGGGTGCTGCGGGCGGCCGGCTGCACCCGGGTGCACGTGGTGCTGGGCGCGCAGGCCGGCGCCGTACGGGAGCAGGCGGAGCTCGCTGACTGTGTCCTGGTGGAGAACCCGGACTGGGCCGAGGGGATGGGCTCCTCGCTGCGCGCCGGGCTCGACTCGCTCACCGGCACGGGGGCCGGGGCGGCCCTCGTCTCGCTCGTCGACCAGCCCGGCATCGGACCGGTCGCGGTGGCGCGCGTGCTCGCCGCGTACGAGGACGAGACGTCGCTCGTCTCGGCCGCCTACGACGGCGTACGCGGTCATCCCGTGCTCTTCGGCGCCGCGCACTGGGCGGGCGTCGCGGCGACTGCGACCGGTGATCGAGGGGCACGCGCCTATCTGAAGGAGCGGGAGGAGGCGATCAGGCTCGTCGAGTGCGGGGACGTGGCGCGGCCGTACGACATCGACACGGAGGCCGATCTCGCCCACCTTGAGTAA
- a CDS encoding antibiotic biosynthesis monooxygenase family protein — MRAGRRGRCAGLSKHPLAREQGETKEANEGFLGARLVRDLRNPNSFVSFAAWGDLDSMRAWQGSSEFGKRFDVVHALCEDMRSGGYELVVDI; from the coding sequence GTGCGTGCCGGGCGCCGCGGGCGCTGTGCGGGACTTTCGAAACACCCCCTAGCCCGGGAGCAGGGGGAAACCAAGGAGGCGAACGAGGGGTTCCTCGGGGCGCGTCTGGTCCGGGACCTGCGGAACCCGAACTCCTTCGTGTCCTTCGCCGCCTGGGGCGATCTCGACTCGATGCGGGCCTGGCAGGGCTCTTCCGAGTTCGGCAAGCGTTTCGACGTCGTCCACGCCCTGTGCGAGGACATGCGGAGCGGCGGCTACGAACTGGTCGTCGACATCTGA